The Terriglobales bacterium genome contains a region encoding:
- a CDS encoding response regulator transcription factor, which produces MTQFSQANMLEKILIIDDDAELCEMLSEYLRKEAFEVESVQHGTRGLERARTGNYDLIVLDVMLPGMNGFDLLRELRTTSEVPVLLLTARGDELDRIVGLEIGADDYLPKPFNARELLARIRAVGRRNARTTNSPKHPVNVGDVELDPGTRTITLNGKVLEVTTVEFNLLEMLLRSAGNVVSRDDIASTVLGRELSPFDRSIDVHISKLRKKLGNLPNGRERIKTIRNTGYMYVSMARVPVKEKQLR; this is translated from the coding sequence ATGACACAATTCTCACAGGCCAACATGCTGGAAAAAATTCTCATCATCGATGATGACGCCGAGCTCTGTGAAATGCTGTCGGAGTATCTCCGCAAAGAAGCATTCGAAGTGGAGAGCGTTCAACACGGCACACGCGGTCTGGAACGAGCGCGCACCGGCAACTACGATTTGATCGTGCTCGACGTCATGCTTCCCGGCATGAACGGCTTCGATTTGCTGCGCGAATTGCGGACGACATCTGAAGTTCCCGTCCTGCTATTGACTGCGCGCGGAGACGAGCTTGATCGGATTGTCGGACTCGAGATAGGTGCGGACGATTATCTGCCGAAGCCCTTCAACGCTCGTGAGCTCTTGGCGCGCATCCGCGCCGTTGGACGTCGCAACGCCCGCACGACGAATTCACCCAAGCATCCGGTCAACGTCGGCGATGTCGAACTGGATCCTGGAACGCGCACCATCACGCTGAATGGCAAAGTTCTTGAGGTAACGACGGTTGAATTTAACTTACTCGAAATGCTGCTGAGGTCTGCCGGCAATGTAGTGAGCCGCGATGATATTGCCTCGACCGTTTTGGGACGCGAGTTGAGCCCATTCGATCGCAGCATTGACGTACACATCAGCAAGCTACGCAAGAAGCTGGGGAATTTGCCCAATGGCCGCGAGCGCATCAAGACTATTCGCAATACCGGGTATATGTATGTTTCCATGGCCAGAGTTCCGGTAAAGGAGAAGCAGCTCCGGTAA